Proteins encoded within one genomic window of Mycolicibacterium aubagnense:
- a CDS encoding cobalt-precorrin-6A reductase, whose protein sequence is MTQPGDRSPTKLLLLGGTSEARALAKLLHPDVELISSLAGRVPDPALPVGPVRIGGFGGVDGLRAYLQDNEITAVVDATHPFAATITANAARACAGLHLPHLVLARPAWTPGDAMVVADDWQAAQTVKDRGYQRVFLTTGRSGTAAFRSSDAWFLIRAVTPPDADMLPPNHEILLSRGPYDYDNELALLREHHIDALVTKNSGGSMTRAKLDAAAALNIPVIMVDRPALPDGVTTVGTVSEAETWVRQR, encoded by the coding sequence ATGACACAGCCGGGGGATCGCTCGCCGACGAAACTCCTCCTGCTGGGTGGGACCTCCGAGGCACGGGCACTGGCCAAGCTGCTGCACCCCGATGTCGAGCTGATCAGCTCCCTCGCCGGCCGCGTCCCGGACCCCGCGCTGCCGGTCGGACCCGTCCGGATCGGTGGCTTCGGTGGCGTCGACGGCCTGCGCGCCTATCTGCAGGACAACGAGATCACCGCGGTCGTCGACGCCACGCATCCGTTCGCCGCCACCATCACGGCCAACGCCGCTCGGGCCTGCGCCGGCTTGCATCTGCCGCACCTGGTCCTGGCCCGGCCCGCCTGGACACCCGGCGACGCCATGGTCGTCGCCGACGACTGGCAGGCCGCGCAGACCGTCAAAGACCGTGGCTACCAACGGGTCTTCCTCACCACCGGCCGTTCGGGCACCGCGGCGTTCCGCTCATCGGACGCCTGGTTCCTGATCCGGGCGGTCACGCCGCCGGACGCCGACATGCTGCCACCGAACCACGAAATCCTGCTCTCGCGCGGCCCGTACGACTACGACAACGAGCTCGCCCTGCTGCGCGAGCATCACATCGATGCGCTGGTCACCAAGAACAGTGGCGGCAGCATGACCCGCGCCAAATTGGATGCTGCTGCGGCGCTGAACATCCCGGTGATCATGGTGGATCGCCCGGCCCTGCCCGACGGTGTGACGACGGTCGGTACGGTCTCTGAAGCGGAAACGTGGGTCAGGCAGCGCTGA
- the cobM gene encoding precorrin-4 C(11)-methyltransferase, whose product MTVYFIGAGPGAADLITVRGQRLLQSCRVCLYAGSIMPDDLLAECPPGARVVDTGPLNLEQIIGELAAAHEAGLDVARLHSGDPSIYSAVAEQCRRLDELGIDYEIVPGVPAFAAAAAALGRELTVPGVAQTITLSRVATLSTAMPAGEDLVTLSKPGATLVLHLAAAQIDNIVPQLIEGGYRPETPCAVVAFVSWPTEQVLRCTLAELAERTKAAGITKTAVIFVGDVLGAQGFADSYLYSSGRRRGTRH is encoded by the coding sequence ATGACGGTGTACTTCATCGGCGCGGGACCCGGCGCCGCAGACCTGATCACCGTGCGGGGACAGCGACTGCTGCAGTCCTGCCGGGTCTGCCTCTACGCCGGCTCGATCATGCCCGACGACCTGCTGGCGGAGTGCCCGCCGGGCGCGCGGGTGGTGGACACCGGTCCGCTCAACCTGGAGCAGATCATCGGCGAGCTCGCCGCGGCGCACGAAGCCGGACTCGACGTGGCACGTCTGCATTCCGGTGACCCCTCGATCTACAGCGCGGTGGCAGAACAATGCCGTCGGCTCGACGAGCTCGGTATCGACTACGAAATCGTCCCCGGCGTGCCGGCTTTCGCGGCCGCCGCCGCCGCGCTCGGCCGCGAGCTGACGGTGCCCGGTGTCGCCCAGACCATCACCTTGTCGCGGGTCGCCACGCTGTCGACCGCGATGCCCGCCGGTGAAGACCTCGTCACGCTGTCCAAACCGGGCGCCACGCTGGTGCTGCATCTGGCGGCCGCGCAGATCGACAACATCGTCCCGCAGCTGATCGAGGGTGGATACCGCCCGGAAACCCCCTGCGCGGTGGTGGCTTTCGTCAGCTGGCCGACCGAACAGGTCCTCAGGTGCACCCTGGCCGAGCTGGCCGAGCGAACGAAAGCCGCCGGCATCACCAAGACCGCGGTCATCTTCGTCGGAGACGTGTTGGGCGCCCAGGGTTTTGCCGACAGTTACCTGTACTCCAGCGGCCGCCGCCGCGGGACGCGGCATTGA
- the cbiE gene encoding precorrin-6y C5,15-methyltransferase (decarboxylating) subunit CbiE, producing MTGTEGKITVVGIGADGMAGLSQASRRELLSATVIYGGPRQLDLLGGEITAERRAWPSPMVPALPTLFDGLADVHVVASGDPMLHGIGATLIRLFGRDRVTVLPHVSSVTLACARLGWSVQDTEVISLVTAAPHTAIRHGGRAVVLSKGSDTPRVLARLLDETGCGESRFTVLEQLGGPAERITTMAAAEWATDAPAVDALNVIAVHYLPERRVAAVLPDAAFGHDGQITKQTIRALALTALEPRPGHILWDVGSGSGSIAIEWCRASGGRAVAFERDEVRRERIANNATMFGVRVDVRGAAPDSFADVAAPDTVFIGGGLTQPGLFEACFDALEPGGRLVANAVTAESEAYVVQLYSRLGGDLRRFQHYHGEPIGRFTGWRPALPITQWTVVKK from the coding sequence ATGACCGGGACCGAAGGGAAAATCACCGTCGTCGGTATCGGAGCCGACGGGATGGCCGGCCTCTCGCAGGCGTCACGCCGCGAATTGCTCAGCGCTACAGTCATTTACGGTGGTCCACGGCAACTCGATCTGCTCGGCGGCGAGATCACCGCCGAGCGCCGGGCCTGGCCGTCGCCGATGGTCCCGGCCCTGCCGACCTTGTTCGACGGTCTGGCCGACGTGCACGTGGTGGCCTCCGGCGACCCGATGCTGCACGGTATCGGCGCCACGTTGATCCGGCTGTTCGGTCGCGATCGGGTGACGGTGCTGCCACACGTGTCGTCGGTGACCCTGGCCTGCGCGCGGCTGGGGTGGAGCGTGCAGGACACCGAGGTGATCAGCCTGGTCACCGCGGCTCCGCACACCGCCATCCGGCACGGTGGACGCGCGGTGGTGTTGTCCAAAGGCTCCGACACGCCGCGGGTGCTGGCCCGGCTGCTGGACGAGACCGGTTGTGGCGAATCGCGATTCACCGTGCTCGAGCAGCTCGGCGGCCCCGCCGAACGGATCACCACCATGGCTGCCGCGGAGTGGGCCACCGACGCCCCGGCTGTCGACGCGCTGAATGTCATTGCCGTGCACTACCTTCCCGAACGGCGCGTCGCAGCGGTGCTACCGGACGCGGCGTTCGGCCATGACGGACAGATCACCAAGCAGACCATCCGGGCGCTGGCACTGACGGCGCTGGAGCCGCGTCCCGGTCACATCTTGTGGGACGTCGGATCCGGGTCGGGGAGCATCGCGATCGAATGGTGCCGGGCATCCGGTGGCCGAGCGGTCGCTTTCGAACGTGACGAGGTGCGCCGCGAGCGAATCGCCAACAATGCCACCATGTTCGGTGTGCGCGTCGACGTCCGTGGTGCCGCACCCGACAGCTTCGCCGATGTGGCCGCACCGGACACCGTCTTCATCGGCGGCGGCCTCACCCAGCCGGGCCTGTTCGAGGCCTGCTTCGACGCGCTGGAACCCGGCGGCCGGTTGGTCGCCAACGCGGTCACCGCCGAGTCGGAAGCATATGTGGTGCAGCTCTATTCACGGCTCGGCGGCGACCTGCGGCGCTTCCAGCACTATCACGGCGAGCCGATCGGGCGCTTCACCGGTTGGCGCCCGGCGTTGCCGATAACCCAGTGGACGGTGGTCAAGAAATGA